ATTCCATGAAGGATTTAGATGATGGTAGATACAATAAAGTAGCGAACATTGTTGGGCATACCATGCAGTATCACCCTCACGGAGATGCTAGTATTGCCGATGCTATGGTTCAAATTGGTCAAAAAGACTTGTTAATTGATACCCAAGGAAACTGGGGTAATATTCTAACAGGCGATCGTGCGGCAGCTTCACGTTATATCGAGGCACGTATATCTAAGTTTGGCTTAGATGTTGTTTTTAATCCTAAAATTACCGAGTGGCAAGCGAGTTACGATGGAAGAAGAAAGGAACCGGTTAATTTACCGGTAATGTTCCCGTTATTGTTAGCGCAAGGTGGCGAAGGTATTGCTGTAGGTTTGTCTACAAAAATTTTACCACACAATTTTATTGAACTTATAGATGCATCTATTAAGCATTTACAAGGTAAACGTTTTACCATTTTACCCGATTTTCCAACTGCTGGTATAGCCGATTTTTCGAACTATAACGACGGTCTTCGTGGTGGAAAAGTAAGAGTGCGTTCTAAAATATCACAGTTAGATAAAAATACTTTAGTAATTACTGAGTTGCCTTTCGGTACTACAACCACCACTTTAATCGATTCGATATTAAAAGCGAACGATAAAGGTAAAATTAAAGTTAAAAAAATTGAAGATAACACGGCTGCCGAAGTCGAAATTTTGGTGCATTTACCATCTGGATTATCTCCAGATAAAACTATTGATGCGCTTTATGCTTTTACAAGTTGCGAGTCGTCAATTTCTCCATTAGGTTGTGTTATTGAAGATAATAAACCACTATTTGTAGGGGTTACAGAAATGCTTAGAAGAAGTACCGACAATACGGTAGATCTTTTAAAACAAGAATTAGAAATTCGTTTAGGTGAATTTGAAGAGCAATGGCATTTTGCGTCTTTAGAACGTATTTTTATTGAAAACAGAATTTACCGCGATATTGAGGAAGAGGAAACTTGGGCAGGTGTAATTAGCGCCATAGATAATGGACTTAAACCTCACATAAAACATTTAAAACGTGCTGTAACCGAAGAGGATATTACACGTTTAACAGAAATTCGAATTAAACGTATTTCAAAATTTGATATTGATAAAGCTCAACAAAAAATTGATGCTTTAGAAGAACAAATTGCACAAATTAAACATCATTTAGAGCATTTAATAGATTACGCTATAGCGTATTTCACCCGTCTTAAAAAAGAATATGGTGAAGGTCGTGAGCGTAAAACAGAAATTCGAACTTTTGATGATGTTGATGCTACTAAAGTTGTTATTAGAAACACAAAACTCTTTGTAAATAGAGAAGAAGGTTTTATAGGAACCTCTTTGCGTCGTGATGAATACGTTGGCGATTGTTCTGATATTGACGATATTATTGTATTTACTAAAGATGGTATCATGATGGTAACAAAAGTAGATACCAAAACCTTTATAGGTAAAGGTATTATTCACGTGGATATCTTTAAGAAGAAAGATAAACGTACTATTTACAACATGATCTATCGTGATGGTAAAGCAGGTCCGTCGTATATCAAACGTTTTGCTGTTACTGCTGTAACGCGAGATAGAGAATACGATTTAACTAACGGAAATAAAGGTTCTGCATCATTATATTTTTCTGCGAATCCTAATGGAGAAGCAGAAGTGATATCTGTTTTATTACGTCAGGCTGGAAGTATAAAAAAATTAAAATGGGATATCGATTTTAGTGATATCTTAATTAAAGGACGTGCTTCTAAAGGGAATTTAGTAACTAAGTACCCTATAAAACGCATAGAATTAAAAGAAAAAGGGGTTTCTACGTTAAAACCTCGTAAAATTTGGTTCGATGATACCGTGCAACGTTTAAATGTTGATGGTCGAGGTGAGCTTATTGGTGAATTTAGAGGTGAAGATAAGCTTCTAATTATCAATCAATCAGGAGTGATTAAAACGGTAACTCCAGAAGTTACTATGCATTTTGATGATGATATGATTGTCATGGAAAAATGGGTGCCAAACAAACCTATTTCGGCAGTGTATTTCAATGGAGAAAAAGAAATGTATTACGTTAAACGTTTTTTAATAGAGCAAGAAGGTAAAGAGGAGCATTTTATTTCCGATCACCCAAATTCTTTATTAGAAATTGTTTCTACAGATTGGAAACCTATGGCAGAGATTGTTTTTGCTAAAGAGCGAGGTAAAGAACGAAAAGAAAACTTGGAGGTTAACTTAGAAGAATTTATAGCCATAAAAGGTATTAGCGCTTTAGGAAATCAATTAACGAAAGAGAAGGTAAATCAAATTAATGTATTAGATCCAATTCCTTTTGAATCTCCTGAAGAAGTTCATGCAGCAAATATTGAAGTTAATGGTGAGGAAACTGTTGATGGTTCTGAAGAGGATTTAGATGATGAATCTCAAACCACTTTGTTTTAATTTTGTTTGCTTAGATATTTGCGTATAATGAAAATGTTTTTCAATGCTTATTGAAAAAATAATAAAAAAAACCAATCTTAAGCTGTTAATAGTTAAGATTGGTTTTTTTACTTTTAAGATATTTAGTCTTATTTAAAAAACTTTTTAACTGCGCTACCTTTATCAGTAACTATTTGTAAAATGTAAACACCATGAGGTAACGTAGTCGTTTCTATAAATGTTTCTTTGCTTGTTCTTACATTGACTCCCGAAATATTAAAAACTAATAATTCTTCAACATTAATTCCTTTTGGGCCGTTAACTCGAATATCGTTGGTTGTATTTATGATAGTAAATTCATTTTTTAAAGATGCGCTAGCAATACTTAAAGTTAGTGCAGGATCTTCGGTAACAGATTTAAATCCTGTCCAACCAGCATCTTCGTATTTTTGTGTCGTTCCTTCAGGAATGAATAAATCTATTGAAGCATTAACATTAAAGGCATCAGTAGGTAATGTAGGAGGATTAGCGCTGTAAGATTCTACATTTGTGATAAAGTTATCTGCAAACGCCTCATTACCAATAGATGTTAGGTTGCTTCCTAAAACAACGTGTGTTAAATAATTGTCGGAAAAAGAGTTTTCTCCTATATTAGTTACGTTATTCGGAATAGTAATTTCTTTTAACTCGTTACCCATAAATGCGTTATCTCCAATAGAGTTAACGCTAGAAGGAATTGTAATATCTGCTATTTTATTGTTGTAAAAAGCATTGTTATCAATAAGTGCTACATTATCACCAATAATTACACTTGTTAAAGTATTAAAACTAAACGCATTGCCTCCAATAGAAATTATACTATTTGGTATTGAAATAGTCGTTAAATCGTTATTAGAAAATACATAATCTTCAAGAGAAGTTAAGTTATTAGAGATTGTTGCGGTTTTTAATGAATTATCACTAAAAGCATAAGCGCCAACAGATTTTACGGTGTCAGGGATGTCAATGTTTTCTAATTTACTATTAGTAAAAGCATTGTTGCCAATAGATGTAATGCTGTTAGCTATAGTAACACTTGTTAAAGAAGAACCAAAAAAAGCGCCAAAGCCTATAGATGCTACAGTATAGGTTGTTGAATTAGCATCATTGGTTACAGAGCTCGGTAATGCCAATGCTGTTGCTGTACCTTTATAAGCTTTGATTTCGACTGCAAGAGCAGGTTGTCCTGCGTTTGTATACTCAATATCATCTTTAATAAAAGGCGTTTGAGCAAATAAAACGGAATTAAATAGTAGTAAAATAAATAGATTTAAATTTTTCATTTTTTTTGGGGTTACGTTAAATTATACAAGTAGGTTTCCGTAAGGATTTACGTTAAAAATACGCATTTAGATCATTTTTTTCAATTAAAAAGTAAAATAATCGGTTAAATAACACAAAATGAAAGTAATAAGTCTGATGATTTATTTTTTTTAACTCAAAAAAAGAGATGGCTAAAGCAAAAATTGTGGTGATGTAATTGCTTTAAAAAAAGAATTCATTCTACTTTTTGTAAATACGCAAAGCACAGCATGCTCAAAAAGTCGAAAAGACAGTTTAGTTTGGTAAATATTGATTTGCTTAATGATTAAGAAAGCAAAGCGCCAGAAGCATAAGAAAGTAAATATAAGATTATGGTTTTTTTTAATTAAACCATTTGTGCTTTCACTGAAGTTATTATTTTTTCTAAATCACTTTCGTAATCAAACCAAAGTGTGCTTTCATTTCTTTTAAACCAAGTAAGCTGACGTTTTGCGAAGCGGCGCGTATTCTTTTTAATTTCTGAAATAGCAAATTCTAAAGTCCATTCTCCGCTTAAATATCTAAACAATTCTTTGTAGCCTACGGTGTTTAATGCATTCAAATCTTCGTAGGGAAGTAGTGTTTTAACTTCGTCTAATAAACCACTATTTATCATGATATCTACGCGTTGATTTATACGATTGTAAATCAGTTCACGATCGGCTGTTAAGCCCACAGTAATTGTTGTAAACGGACGCTTGTTTTTTTCTTTATTTAAGAATGAAGAATAGGGTTTTCCGCTACCAATACAAACTTCTAGAGCACGAATTACACGATGTGGATTATCTATAGAAATGGTATTATAGGTTGTTAAATCTAATGCTTTTAATTGTGTTATTAAAGGCTCTAAGCCGTTAATCACTAACTCTTTATTGAGTTCTTCTCGAATAGATGGTTTAACTTTTGGGAAGTAGTCTAAACCTTTGGTTACGGCATCGTTATATAAGCCAGAACCGCCAACCATGACAGCGACATTGTTAGTTTTAAAAAGTTGCTCTAAACAGCTTATTGCATCTTTTTCGAAGGCGCCAACATTGTAATTATCTTGCACCGATTTATGATGAATAAAATGGTGTTTTGCGCCAGCAAGTTCTTCTGCATTAGGAGCCGCTGTGCCTATTTGCATTTCTTTAAAAAACTGACGAGAATCGGCCGAAATAATTTCAGTTTTAAAGTGCTGTGCTAGTTTTATACTTAGAGCTGTTTTTCCAATGGCGGTTGGGCCAACAATAGAAATGAGATATTTTGGTGTTGTGCTGATGAGATTTCTTTTTTTTGAGTTTTCAAAAATAGAGAAAAGCAAGGAGTTTTTTTAATGAAATAACAAAGTATTATGTCGCTACCTTTTTAAAAATGATTTTGAAAATACACTTTTAAGAAAAACAGGACTTAATTGAAGAACAAAAGTTGGAGGATAAGTGCGTTAAGGATTGAACGGTTTGTTTAAGCTCCCCGACCTTAGGAGGGAGCGCGTAGTGAAAGCCTGACCCGATAGGGTAACGCCCAAAAATTAATGTAATTTATTGCCACAGTTGTAGCAAAATTCTGCTTCGTCTTTATGATTACTCGCAAGGCAATTTTGACACGATTGTGAGTTTAAATTTACTTTAGGTTTTTGTGGTGTTGCGTCTTTGTCTTTACTCTGGTTAACGTATTCGGCCGAAACAATACCGGTTGGAACCGCTATAATGCCATAACCTAAAATCATGATAATGGCAGCTATTAATTGACCGATTGGTGTTATAGGTGCGATATCACCAAACCCAACCGTAGTCAGGGTTACAATGCACCAATATACACTTACAGGTATGCTTGTAAACCCACTAACTTCGCCTTCTATAAGGTACATAAGTGTCCCGAAAATAATAGATAAAATAAGTACAGCAAACAGGAATACTGATATTTTCGCGCGACTGGCTTTTAGCGAATTAGTAAGAACTTGTGATGCGCCAAGAAAACGGGCTAGTTTTAAGATTCGGAATACACGTAATAAACGTAAAGCGCGTAATGCGGCAAGTGCGTGAATACCACCAAATAGTAGTGATATATATTTTGGACTTGTGGATAGTAAATCGATGATGCCGTAAAAACTGGTAACGTATTTTAAGGGCTTTTTTACCGTAACAATACGGGCAATATATTCTATACTGAATAGAATGGTGATAATCCACTCTGAAATGTTTAGTAAATTGTGGTATTTAGCATCGAAACTCTTAATACTTTCGAGCATAACGAGCACAATACTCGCAATGATAGCAATGAGTAGGATAACATCGAAAAGTTTACCCTTTGGGGTGTCGGCCTCGTAAATGATTTCGTGAAGACGGATTTTCCAATGTTTTTTTGATGTTTGACTCATAGTATTTCAAAAGTAAGAAATGATTTTCTATTTTTTCTTGAATAATATTAATGAATTTGTTTGAATTTCGACAACTTTATTCATCATTTCCTTTAAATACGGGTAATATTCCGGCGGATATAGAGCATCGTTAAAGCGTACTTTAAACATAAGTTGCACTTGGTTTTCTTTTACAGCCGATGAATAAGATATACTGCCTTTGCTATTTGGTATGGCAAGATTTACACCTTTTGGAGTTTCCGAAACTTCGTATACTTCGGGATCAAAATTCAATCTTAAGGTATAGAAATAGGTGTCGGCGTAACCAAAGTCTATAGGGTAGGAGCGCTCCTGTAGCTTAAAGGGGTTAGTCGTAAAAAACTTTGCTATAAACGGATTTAAGTAAAGCAAATTAGCGTCAGGATTATCAAACTCTAAATCGACGTTGTAAGATTCGCTAAACCCATTACTGGTTTGGCTTTCGCTTAATACCTCGTGGTTTGTAATCTCTAAATTCGGGTGTTTATCTTCTAGTTTATCGATGTAGTTATCGGTATTGGGGAAATAAGCTTTTTTAGCATTTAAGGCGTGGTAGCCCGTTTTTTTTCCCTTTACAGTACCGCTAACGGTTGCATCATTATTTAGAGTTAACTCTGTGCTGTACATAGTTGTGGTTGGGTATTTTGGTGTAATATCAACCCATTCGCTACCAGCCTTAAAATCCATAACGCGTCCTCTTTCATTTAAACATCTAAAAGGAATTTCTCCAAAGGTTAAAAACTTATCTGTAGCATCTAAAAAATACGTGTCATCTCCAATAGTAGCTTGTACTATTAAATAATTAAAATCTGATATTACAGGGTAAATAACGGTAGGGAATCCGTTATTTCGAGTAGAAAGTAGTACTGGTTTTACATCGATATCGGCTTCTCTTAATATATTATGTAGGAGGATGTTTATAGACGAAACGTTGCCAGAACGGGTTTCTATTAAATCTTTTATGGATACATCTTTAAAAATTTTATAATCGCCATTCCATGTATATTGCTCTTGCACGTATTGATAAATAGCTTCAGTTTTTTTTAAAGCATCAGTTTCGTTGATAATATTAGCTGTTAAAAGATCTTCTAAATCAACAGACGTTCTAATTTGCTTACCAATTTCTTTTTCCGATTTTAATTCTTTATCAACGCTTTTCCAAGTTTTTGTGTAGTGCTTAATAGAGCCGTCCATGCCTCTAAAAGTCTCTAATTCGTACTCTATACGTGCTAAATAGTTGCTTTTAGTTGTCATGTAATCTTCTTCAATAAAAGCCGGAATGTCTTTCATGGCAAAGGTGCTGTTTCCGCAATCTGCGGTTGCTCCATTACGCATCACTAAGCATTCTTTTTTTATTTCAGATTCTGTAACATCTAGTTTTTCTTGACCTACTAATTTTGTGTGATACAACCAGTTTCCTGGAATACTCGCTTTGTATTCACTATAAAGTTTAGGAATACCACTCTGGAAATCCCAACCGTGATATTTAAACATAAACGGCGAAATAACCTCGTAACTATAAGTAATTACTGAGCCTTCTTTGATATTTGGTAAAGTGAATTTAACCAAAGTTGTGTTCTCGTTATAATCTTCAGTATAAATATCTTTTTCTAAAAGGTGAGATTTAATTAAATTACCACCAACGTTATTATAGGTAATGGCTTTAATATTTTCAATTTTCTCTTTACTGTTCTTGCTTTTGTATAAGTAAATAGCAACATTGGCATGCTCGAAACCTTCTGTATTAAGTAGTTTTACTTTGTGTTTTATTTTGGTGTGTAAATCGTATTCTTCTTTATCT
The window above is part of the Algibacter sp. L3A6 genome. Proteins encoded here:
- a CDS encoding DNA gyrase/topoisomerase IV subunit A; translated protein: MAEDENDDLINNQEEEPQETITRVTGMYKDWFLDYASYVILERAVPAIEDGFKPVQRRIMHSMKDLDDGRYNKVANIVGHTMQYHPHGDASIADAMVQIGQKDLLIDTQGNWGNILTGDRAAASRYIEARISKFGLDVVFNPKITEWQASYDGRRKEPVNLPVMFPLLLAQGGEGIAVGLSTKILPHNFIELIDASIKHLQGKRFTILPDFPTAGIADFSNYNDGLRGGKVRVRSKISQLDKNTLVITELPFGTTTTTLIDSILKANDKGKIKVKKIEDNTAAEVEILVHLPSGLSPDKTIDALYAFTSCESSISPLGCVIEDNKPLFVGVTEMLRRSTDNTVDLLKQELEIRLGEFEEQWHFASLERIFIENRIYRDIEEEETWAGVISAIDNGLKPHIKHLKRAVTEEDITRLTEIRIKRISKFDIDKAQQKIDALEEQIAQIKHHLEHLIDYAIAYFTRLKKEYGEGRERKTEIRTFDDVDATKVVIRNTKLFVNREEGFIGTSLRRDEYVGDCSDIDDIIVFTKDGIMMVTKVDTKTFIGKGIIHVDIFKKKDKRTIYNMIYRDGKAGPSYIKRFAVTAVTRDREYDLTNGNKGSASLYFSANPNGEAEVISVLLRQAGSIKKLKWDIDFSDILIKGRASKGNLVTKYPIKRIELKEKGVSTLKPRKIWFDDTVQRLNVDGRGELIGEFRGEDKLLIINQSGVIKTVTPEVTMHFDDDMIVMEKWVPNKPISAVYFNGEKEMYYVKRFLIEQEGKEEHFISDHPNSLLEIVSTDWKPMAEIVFAKERGKERKENLEVNLEEFIAIKGISALGNQLTKEKVNQINVLDPIPFESPEEVHAANIEVNGEETVDGSEEDLDDESQTTLF
- a CDS encoding leucine-rich repeat domain-containing protein; translation: MKNLNLFILLLFNSVLFAQTPFIKDDIEYTNAGQPALAVEIKAYKGTATALALPSSVTNDANSTTYTVASIGFGAFFGSSLTSVTIANSITSIGNNAFTNSKLENIDIPDTVKSVGAYAFSDNSLKTATISNNLTSLEDYVFSNNDLTTISIPNSIISIGGNAFSFNTLTSVIIGDNVALIDNNAFYNNKIADITIPSSVNSIGDNAFMGNELKEITIPNNVTNIGENSFSDNYLTHVVLGSNLTSIGNEAFADNFITNVESYSANPPTLPTDAFNVNASIDLFIPEGTTQKYEDAGWTGFKSVTEDPALTLSIASASLKNEFTIINTTNDIRVNGPKGINVEELLVFNISGVNVRTSKETFIETTTLPHGVYILQIVTDKGSAVKKFFK
- the miaA gene encoding tRNA (adenosine(37)-N6)-dimethylallyltransferase MiaA, with protein sequence MLFSIFENSKKRNLISTTPKYLISIVGPTAIGKTALSIKLAQHFKTEIISADSRQFFKEMQIGTAAPNAEELAGAKHHFIHHKSVQDNYNVGAFEKDAISCLEQLFKTNNVAVMVGGSGLYNDAVTKGLDYFPKVKPSIREELNKELVINGLEPLITQLKALDLTTYNTISIDNPHRVIRALEVCIGSGKPYSSFLNKEKNKRPFTTITVGLTADRELIYNRINQRVDIMINSGLLDEVKTLLPYEDLNALNTVGYKELFRYLSGEWTLEFAISEIKKNTRRFAKRQLTWFKRNESTLWFDYESDLEKIITSVKAQMV
- a CDS encoding ion transporter, which translates into the protein MSQTSKKHWKIRLHEIIYEADTPKGKLFDVILLIAIIASIVLVMLESIKSFDAKYHNLLNISEWIITILFSIEYIARIVTVKKPLKYVTSFYGIIDLLSTSPKYISLLFGGIHALAALRALRLLRVFRILKLARFLGASQVLTNSLKASRAKISVFLFAVLILSIIFGTLMYLIEGEVSGFTSIPVSVYWCIVTLTTVGFGDIAPITPIGQLIAAIIMILGYGIIAVPTGIVSAEYVNQSKDKDATPQKPKVNLNSQSCQNCLASNHKDEAEFCYNCGNKLH
- a CDS encoding transglutaminase domain-containing protein translates to MKHITLFFFLLNTLFISAQEEPYSSDTFTVSLEDVQTRTFAKDSSANALVIYEQGDSYVDKEEYDLHTKIKHKVKLLNTEGFEHANVAIYLYKSKNSKEKIENIKAITYNNVGGNLIKSHLLEKDIYTEDYNENTTLVKFTLPNIKEGSVITYSYEVISPFMFKYHGWDFQSGIPKLYSEYKASIPGNWLYHTKLVGQEKLDVTESEIKKECLVMRNGATADCGNSTFAMKDIPAFIEEDYMTTKSNYLARIEYELETFRGMDGSIKHYTKTWKSVDKELKSEKEIGKQIRTSVDLEDLLTANIINETDALKKTEAIYQYVQEQYTWNGDYKIFKDVSIKDLIETRSGNVSSINILLHNILREADIDVKPVLLSTRNNGFPTVIYPVISDFNYLIVQATIGDDTYFLDATDKFLTFGEIPFRCLNERGRVMDFKAGSEWVDITPKYPTTTMYSTELTLNNDATVSGTVKGKKTGYHALNAKKAYFPNTDNYIDKLEDKHPNLEITNHEVLSESQTSNGFSESYNVDLEFDNPDANLLYLNPFIAKFFTTNPFKLQERSYPIDFGYADTYFYTLRLNFDPEVYEVSETPKGVNLAIPNSKGSISYSSAVKENQVQLMFKVRFNDALYPPEYYPYLKEMMNKVVEIQTNSLILFKKK